The following are encoded in a window of Sulfurimonas sp. C5 genomic DNA:
- a CDS encoding RelA/SpoT family protein, translating to MSLSPVNIEKVKHLHDIDSAIAYLFSHIIPTDKLKEALAFATEAHKTQFRKSGEPYIIHPILVAAIVASITNDEAMAIAALLHDVVEDTAITLEEVEESYGKDVAHLVSGLTKIDSIRDKELIPSSSNEKLIVSALSFRKMLLASIEDVRVLVVKLCDRLHNMLTLDALPKHKQKRISEETLVVYSPIAHRLGISFLKNMLEDLSFSYLFAEEKHFIDNYLDTNYHAIEMRLNEFKQHMSNILIQHGFCEDDFEILSRIKHRYSIYLKMQRKGVSIDEVLDLLAIRIIVKDPLKCYDALGLVHLNFRPLASRFKDYIAVPKDNGYQTIHTSVFYKTAIFEVQIRTYDMHKTAELGVAAHWKYKSGGNNIKLDWLDNLQYQNESVEDFYELIKTDLYSEDISVFSPTGDAFTLPRGAVVLDFAYAVHTDIGNKAVSAMVNKTKTSLLTELNNGDIVKVVIGDEIETRCSWIDAVKTSRAQTNMKLNCNARLREINAKTAVNIIATIMGLKHSRVEEWLQQNKCENLSHIPTDIEHLKNVIHNYISDIGKNSRFQRFISRHRFKVKKYEISSLELYSNSSISDVVFDYCCHPKYGDEVMAFLDKSKAHVHHKMCQNATKKSENNEPMVFVKWAKERIFKYKLIASLPNEKGALADFLAFLAKQNIDLVSIELGKDNLDYIHYTDIVFQSEEADINTLRAKIESKIKVVDLIRSDDAYRN from the coding sequence TTGTCCTTAAGTCCAGTTAATATCGAGAAAGTAAAACATCTCCATGATATTGACTCGGCTATTGCTTACCTTTTCTCCCACATAATCCCTACAGATAAATTAAAAGAAGCTCTTGCATTTGCTACAGAAGCACATAAAACACAGTTTAGAAAAAGCGGTGAACCATATATTATTCATCCTATTTTAGTTGCTGCTATTGTTGCATCGATTACGAATGATGAAGCTATGGCAATAGCGGCGCTTTTACACGATGTAGTGGAAGATACGGCAATTACTCTTGAAGAAGTTGAAGAGAGTTACGGCAAAGATGTAGCCCACTTGGTTTCGGGTCTTACAAAGATCGATTCCATTCGTGATAAAGAGTTAATACCTTCTAGTTCAAATGAAAAACTTATAGTATCTGCTCTTTCATTTAGAAAAATGCTTTTGGCAAGTATTGAAGATGTTCGTGTATTAGTTGTAAAACTTTGTGATCGTCTTCACAATATGCTTACTTTAGACGCTTTACCTAAACATAAACAAAAGCGTATTTCGGAAGAGACTTTAGTTGTATATTCCCCAATTGCACACCGTTTAGGGATTAGTTTCTTAAAAAATATGTTGGAAGATCTTAGCTTTTCATATCTTTTTGCCGAAGAAAAACACTTTATTGATAATTATCTAGATACAAATTATCATGCTATAGAGATGCGTTTAAATGAGTTTAAACAGCATATGTCTAATATCCTTATACAACATGGATTTTGTGAAGATGACTTTGAGATCCTATCACGTATTAAGCACAGATACTCGATCTATCTAAAAATGCAAAGAAAAGGTGTGAGTATTGATGAAGTACTTGACCTTCTGGCAATCAGAATTATAGTTAAGGACCCACTGAAATGTTACGATGCTTTAGGTCTGGTACATCTAAATTTCAGACCGCTTGCATCACGTTTTAAAGATTATATTGCCGTACCTAAAGACAACGGTTATCAGACAATACATACAAGTGTATTTTATAAAACTGCAATTTTTGAAGTGCAAATCAGAACATACGATATGCATAAAACTGCAGAGCTTGGAGTTGCGGCTCATTGGAAGTACAAATCCGGCGGTAATAATATCAAACTTGACTGGCTTGATAATTTGCAGTATCAAAATGAATCGGTTGAAGATTTTTATGAACTTATTAAAACAGATCTCTATTCAGAAGATATTTCGGTATTTTCACCTACGGGAGATGCATTTACGCTTCCACGCGGTGCCGTAGTACTTGACTTTGCTTATGCTGTACATACCGATATCGGTAATAAAGCGGTCTCTGCAATGGTGAATAAAACAAAAACATCTCTACTGACTGAACTCAATAACGGCGATATTGTCAAAGTAGTCATAGGTGATGAAATAGAGACAAGATGTTCATGGATCGATGCTGTTAAAACTTCAAGGGCACAGACAAATATGAAGCTAAATTGTAATGCAAGGCTTCGTGAAATTAATGCTAAAACTGCTGTTAATATAATTGCAACAATTATGGGACTAAAACATTCACGTGTTGAAGAGTGGTTACAGCAAAATAAATGTGAAAACCTTTCTCATATACCGACAGATATAGAACATCTTAAGAATGTAATTCATAATTATATTAGTGATATTGGAAAAAACAGCCGTTTTCAAAGATTTATCTCTCGTCACAGATTTAAAGTAAAAAAATATGAGATATCGAGCTTAGAGCTATACTCAAACAGCAGTATCAGTGATGTTGTATTTGATTATTGCTGTCACCCGAAATATGGTGATGAGGTGATGGCATTTTTAGATAAATCAAAAGCACATGTGCATCATAAAATGTGTCAAAACGCTACAAAAAAATCAGAAAACAATGAACCGATGGTTTTTGTAAAATGGGCAAAAGAGAGAATATTTAAATATAAACTGATAGCATCTCTTCCAAATGAAAAAGGTGCATTAGCAGATTTCCTGGCCTTTTTAGCAAAACAAAACATAGACCTTGTATCTATTGAATTAGGAAAAGATAATTTGGACTATATTCATTATACAGATATAGTTTTTCAGTCTGAAGAAGCTGATATTAATACACTTCGTGCTAAAATAGAGTCAAAAATAAAAGTCGTTGATCTCATACGTAGCGATGATGCATACAGAAATTAA
- the tyrS gene encoding tyrosine--tRNA ligase, producing MIEEALREISRGTAEIIDIERIEKLLKAYFEEGKTYTVKAGFDPTAPDLHLGHTVLLHKLATFQKYGARIQFLIGSFTATIGDPTGKNVTRKILTKQEIIHNIESYTTQAFKILDESKTDIVYNDDWLGNMSAAEMISLASHLTVARMLERDDFSKRYASNTPIALSEFMYPLLQGYDSVYLKSDIELGGTDQKFNLLMGRQLQKAYEVKKQQAVLMMPILEGLDGVQKMSKSLGNYIGVSDDAKDMFGKTLSISDELMWRYYELLSSKSLDEIAALKAGVEDGSLHPKKVKEELALEITARFHSEEAAKEAKEEFEKVHAQNQIPTDIEEFTSNEGEIWIAQALVDCKLEPSTSQARRDIKQGGVKINQEKVSDMNLQLTAGEYLLQVGKRKFAKLKVN from the coding sequence ATGATAGAAGAAGCTTTAAGAGAAATAAGCCGTGGAACAGCGGAAATTATTGATATTGAAAGAATTGAAAAACTTTTAAAAGCTTATTTTGAAGAGGGAAAAACATATACTGTAAAAGCCGGTTTCGATCCAACTGCACCAGATTTGCACTTAGGACATACGGTACTTTTACATAAGCTGGCAACATTCCAAAAATATGGTGCTAGAATTCAGTTTTTGATTGGAAGTTTTACAGCAACTATCGGTGATCCGACAGGTAAAAATGTTACTAGAAAAATTTTAACAAAGCAAGAGATTATACATAATATTGAAAGTTATACAACGCAGGCGTTTAAAATTTTAGATGAATCAAAAACAGACATCGTGTATAACGATGACTGGTTAGGAAATATGAGTGCTGCAGAGATGATTTCTTTGGCGTCACATTTAACGGTTGCAAGAATGCTGGAGCGTGATGACTTTTCAAAAAGATATGCTTCAAATACGCCGATAGCACTGAGTGAATTTATGTATCCTCTTTTACAAGGATATGACAGTGTATATCTAAAGTCTGATATCGAGTTAGGCGGGACGGATCAGAAGTTTAATCTTTTAATGGGAAGACAACTGCAAAAAGCTTATGAAGTGAAAAAACAGCAAGCTGTACTTATGATGCCAATTTTAGAAGGTCTTGACGGTGTACAAAAGATGTCAAAATCTTTAGGAAACTACATTGGTGTAAGTGATGACGCTAAGGATATGTTTGGAAAAACTTTAAGTATCTCCGATGAATTGATGTGGAGATATTATGAACTTCTTTCATCAAAATCTTTAGATGAGATAGCAGCACTTAAAGCTGGTGTTGAAGATGGTTCACTGCATCCTAAAAAAGTGAAAGAAGAACTAGCTTTAGAGATTACTGCAAGATTCCATAGTGAAGAAGCAGCTAAAGAAGCAAAAGAAGAATTTGAAAAAGTACATGCACAGAACCAAATTCCTACAGATATTGAAGAGTTCACATCAAATGAAGGTGAGATCTGGATTGCCCAAGCCTTAGTTGATTGTAAGCTTGAACCATCTACTTCACAAGCAAGACGTGATATTAAGCAAGGTGGTGTTAAAATCAACCAAGAAAAAGTATCAGATATGAATCTGCAACTGACAGCAGGGGAGTATTTACTTCAAGTTGGTAAAAGAAAATTTGCAAAGCTAAAGGTTAATTAA
- a CDS encoding nitronate monooxygenase, translated as MSFESIKIGKYTIEKPIVQGGMGVGISWDQLAGSVSKEGGLGVISAVGTGYYQNKEFAKKLVADRPLSEANFYSKEGLEALVKNARKICGDKPLAANILYAINDYGRVVKDACEAGIDIIITGAGLPTNMPEFTEGYPDVALVPIVSSAKALKLICRRWEKRYNRLPDAVILEGPKSGGHQGFTYEQCLMEEYQLENLVAPVVEEAKNWGDMPVIAAGGIWDKKDIEEMMALGAKGVQMGTRFIGTYECDAHANFKKVLLDSTEDSIKLMSSPVGYPARGVVTNLTHLVEKREGPDIKCISNCVAPCNRGEEAKVVGFCIADRLSDAYEGNLETGLFFSGTNGYKLDKIISVKELMDKLTEGE; from the coding sequence ATGAGTTTTGAATCTATAAAGATCGGAAAGTATACAATAGAAAAACCTATAGTTCAAGGTGGTATGGGTGTTGGAATTAGTTGGGATCAGCTTGCCGGCAGTGTTTCAAAAGAGGGAGGACTCGGTGTTATTTCTGCTGTTGGAACAGGATACTATCAAAATAAAGAGTTTGCCAAAAAATTAGTTGCGGACAGACCTTTAAGTGAAGCAAACTTTTATTCAAAAGAAGGGCTTGAAGCACTGGTTAAAAATGCAAGAAAAATTTGTGGAGATAAACCTCTTGCTGCAAATATCCTTTATGCAATCAATGATTATGGAAGAGTAGTAAAAGATGCTTGTGAAGCAGGTATCGATATTATCATTACAGGTGCAGGTCTTCCTACAAATATGCCTGAGTTTACTGAAGGCTATCCTGATGTAGCACTTGTCCCAATCGTATCTTCTGCTAAAGCTTTAAAACTGATCTGCCGTAGATGGGAAAAACGTTACAACCGTTTACCTGATGCCGTAATTTTAGAAGGGCCAAAATCTGGCGGTCACCAAGGTTTTACTTACGAGCAATGTCTTATGGAAGAGTATCAGCTTGAAAATCTTGTAGCTCCTGTTGTTGAAGAAGCGAAAAACTGGGGTGACATGCCGGTAATTGCTGCAGGCGGTATCTGGGATAAAAAAGATATTGAAGAGATGATGGCTTTAGGTGCTAAAGGTGTTCAAATGGGGACACGTTTTATCGGTACGTATGAGTGTGACGCACATGCTAACTTCAAAAAAGTTCTTTTAGATTCTACAGAAGACAGTATTAAACTGATGAGTTCACCTGTAGGTTATCCTGCACGCGGTGTAGTAACGAATTTGACTCACTTAGTAGAGAAGCGTGAAGGTCCAGATATTAAATGTATCTCTAACTGTGTTGCACCTTGTAATAGAGGGGAAGAAGCAAAAGTTGTTGGTTTTTGTATAGCCGACAGATTAAGTGATGCTTATGAAGGAAATCTTGAAACGGGTCTTTTCTTCTCAGGTACAAATGGTTATAAACTTGATAAGATAATATCGGTTAAAGAACTAATGGACAAACTTACAGAGGGTGAATAA
- a CDS encoding N-acetylmuramoyl-L-alanine amidase, with product MIRFFVTFFLFFLITLSGADDFELLKRADKYASSSTKANQFRAYNDYKNIYLRALMNEDQKLKVCALEGIVKCGTKLHIDISQYSEELEKFQEKKSVTTHKSFTKQTNDIRVSSSHKLQSIRWKDGRLVLNFDRKLLNNQINYFQLYDPKTSTYKYVFDVHASMLTKSQTLKKQDIEKIKLAQFNPTTLRLVIQNSSKVAISFKKDKTQLIIKMVPKKSSTPLQTPKQVPHRTITPSRLDRNKVIVIDAGHGGKDPGAIGYRGYREKVVVLQIAQELNTILKSRGFKVYMTRSNDRFIRLRDRTKYANRKKADLFISIHANAVSKKQAKQAYGIECYFLDKSRSSRAKKVAAQENSADMSEMDYYGKQSFLSTLSSHNIVASNKLAIDLQRGALGSLRKSYKDVKDAGVRPAPFWVLVGAQMPSVLVEVGFISNPKEAKRLVNSQYQKKMAYGLANGIERYFVNN from the coding sequence ATGATTCGCTTCTTTGTAACGTTTTTTCTATTTTTTTTGATTACTCTGAGCGGTGCTGATGATTTCGAGCTCCTAAAACGGGCTGATAAGTATGCTTCTTCATCAACAAAAGCAAATCAGTTCCGTGCTTATAATGATTACAAAAACATATATCTTCGTGCACTTATGAATGAAGATCAAAAACTGAAAGTATGTGCACTTGAAGGTATAGTGAAATGCGGTACAAAACTTCATATAGACATTTCTCAATATTCAGAAGAACTGGAAAAATTTCAAGAAAAAAAATCTGTTACCACCCACAAAAGCTTCACCAAACAAACTAATGATATTAGGGTTTCTTCTTCACATAAACTACAATCTATCAGATGGAAAGATGGACGTTTAGTTCTGAATTTTGATAGAAAGCTTTTAAACAATCAAATTAATTATTTTCAATTGTATGATCCAAAAACATCTACTTATAAGTATGTTTTTGATGTACATGCATCGATGTTGACTAAATCACAAACTTTAAAGAAACAAGATATAGAAAAAATAAAACTAGCCCAGTTTAATCCAACTACATTGCGTTTAGTAATTCAAAACTCATCTAAAGTTGCAATATCGTTTAAAAAAGACAAGACCCAGCTTATTATTAAAATGGTTCCGAAGAAGAGTTCAACACCTTTACAAACACCTAAACAGGTTCCTCATAGAACAATAACACCATCACGTTTAGATAGAAACAAAGTAATTGTAATTGATGCGGGACATGGTGGAAAAGACCCGGGTGCAATCGGATACAGAGGTTATAGGGAAAAAGTAGTTGTATTGCAAATAGCACAAGAACTAAATACGATTTTAAAGTCTCGTGGATTTAAAGTATATATGACAAGAAGCAATGACCGTTTTATTAGACTAAGGGATAGAACAAAATATGCAAACCGTAAAAAAGCAGATCTTTTTATTAGCATTCATGCAAATGCCGTAAGTAAAAAACAGGCAAAACAAGCATATGGAATAGAATGTTATTTTCTAGACAAATCGCGTTCTAGCCGTGCAAAAAAGGTGGCAGCTCAGGAAAACTCGGCAGATATGAGTGAAATGGATTATTACGGAAAACAAAGTTTCTTATCGACTCTTAGTTCTCATAATATTGTTGCCTCAAATAAATTGGCAATTGATCTGCAAAGAGGTGCACTTGGCTCTTTGAGAAAAAGTTATAAAGATGTAAAAGATGCAGGAGTCAGACCTGCACCGTTTTGGGTACTTGTAGGGGCACAAATGCCTTCTGTACTTGTAGAAGTGGGTTTTATATCAAACCCAAAAGAAGCCAAAAGATTAGTTAATAGTCAATACCAAAAGAAAATGGCATACGGTCTTGCTAATGGTATTGAAAGATATTTTGTAAATAATTAA
- a CDS encoding response regulator codes for MGEINLVKLKKYASLCSVLYVEDDKYTREKTETFLKKFFNDIVVAQDGEDALEKYKSRDYDIIITDLFLPQIDGLELISFIKEKNNEQHVVVTSAYVDSEILMKLVNLNIDKFVEKPFKNKQFLFVLYRVSKSIYSFKQKKILQDELENLSKNAQIIIDATPIGIVTIQNNEVQMVNKAFLEIGGFDSFETLQIEMPDIGMLFDDAQECINAQTNEEFIHQMLTFPENKKQVRILNDLNTKEYKVTISELEGENGYVLTFTDITAIHNALYTHSYTHIPNKNFLIEKIDLLRKSNSSLYMILLTVKNFQNIEKWYGVKEAKHVEVEFSNLVQKSTKKVDIKYFIGYFEQNQLVIIPDQSDLKNIQKLMNSLRDLRISNVDLSQNHFSSATDFSLNILQKLVKVSDEEITDIEATLLNEFELL; via the coding sequence ATGGGTGAGATAAACTTAGTCAAATTAAAAAAGTACGCTTCTTTATGTAGTGTTCTTTATGTTGAAGACGATAAGTATACCCGAGAAAAAACAGAAACTTTTCTAAAAAAATTTTTTAACGATATCGTTGTAGCACAAGACGGTGAAGATGCACTTGAAAAGTATAAAAGCAGAGACTACGACATCATTATTACGGATCTTTTTTTACCGCAAATTGACGGACTAGAGTTAATTAGCTTTATAAAAGAAAAAAACAATGAACAGCATGTCGTAGTAACTTCTGCCTATGTTGACAGTGAAATTCTTATGAAACTTGTTAATTTAAACATTGATAAATTTGTTGAAAAACCCTTCAAAAACAAACAATTTCTTTTCGTTCTCTATAGAGTTTCCAAATCTATTTATAGTTTTAAACAGAAAAAAATTCTACAAGATGAACTCGAAAACTTATCTAAAAATGCTCAAATCATTATAGATGCAACACCTATCGGAATCGTTACAATTCAAAATAATGAAGTGCAAATGGTAAATAAAGCATTTTTAGAGATCGGAGGATTTGATTCCTTTGAAACCTTACAAATAGAGATGCCTGATATAGGAATGCTTTTTGATGATGCCCAAGAGTGTATCAATGCACAAACAAATGAAGAATTCATTCATCAAATGCTTACATTCCCAGAAAACAAAAAACAAGTAAGGATCCTTAACGATCTAAATACTAAAGAGTATAAAGTCACTATTTCGGAACTTGAAGGCGAAAATGGCTATGTACTCACTTTTACAGACATTACAGCTATCCATAATGCTCTTTATACTCATTCTTATACACACATTCCTAATAAAAACTTTCTGATCGAAAAAATAGATTTATTACGTAAAAGTAATTCTAGCCTCTATATGATATTGCTAACCGTAAAAAATTTTCAAAATATTGAAAAGTGGTATGGGGTAAAAGAAGCAAAACATGTAGAAGTTGAATTTTCCAATTTAGTACAAAAATCTACAAAAAAAGTAGATATAAAATACTTTATTGGCTATTTTGAACAAAATCAACTGGTTATCATTCCTGATCAAAGTGATCTCAAAAATATACAAAAACTTATGAACTCTTTGAGAGACTTAAGAATTTCAAATGTAGATCTGTCTCAAAATCATTTCAGTTCGGCTACGGATTTTTCATTAAATATATTACAGAAACTTGTTAAAGTTTCTGATGAAGAGATAACAGATATAGAAGCAACTCTTTTAAATGAGTTTGAACTTCTTTAA
- a CDS encoding phosphoesterase yields MQNRIVHHLSHVDLDGYSCQLVMRYTPYTKYNYNANYGAEVKAKLEEILEKIQKSNESAFILISDLNLTADESKWLDHEVKKLNENKKDVKVQLLDHHGSGEESAKKYDWYFLDTTRCATKIVYDYVKENFSFDEPSWMEKFVNIVNAVDLWKQEEEENFEYGKVCMRLVTETRELNRVMFPIEDTEYKLALLHEAVKYIDEENAPIILDEKIHSLKKEFFKKENDNTLDNLATEYIVDLLGNAKAEKTIYYKGYKGYLSYGVGNTSIIGNGFLTKFPEYDFIVDISYRGTMSLRANNNVSVAQISKEWVDGGGHPNAAGGRIQGFKEQFRYDKVKIQLESIIAKKESVAGELEYKKI; encoded by the coding sequence ATGCAAAATAGAATAGTCCACCATTTATCACATGTTGATTTGGATGGTTATAGTTGCCAGCTTGTAATGAGATATACACCCTATACAAAATATAACTACAATGCCAACTATGGAGCAGAAGTAAAAGCAAAACTTGAAGAAATTTTGGAAAAAATACAAAAATCTAACGAAAGTGCTTTTATACTTATCTCCGATCTGAATCTTACTGCCGATGAGTCTAAATGGCTGGATCACGAAGTTAAAAAACTTAATGAGAATAAAAAAGATGTTAAAGTACAACTTCTTGATCACCATGGAAGCGGTGAAGAGAGTGCTAAAAAATATGACTGGTATTTTCTGGATACTACAAGATGTGCTACAAAAATAGTATATGACTATGTGAAAGAAAACTTTTCATTTGATGAACCTAGTTGGATGGAAAAGTTTGTTAACATTGTAAATGCTGTAGATCTTTGGAAACAAGAGGAAGAAGAAAACTTTGAATATGGAAAAGTTTGTATGCGCCTTGTTACTGAAACAAGAGAGCTCAACCGTGTAATGTTCCCTATAGAAGATACAGAATACAAACTTGCTCTTTTACATGAAGCGGTAAAATACATAGATGAAGAAAATGCTCCTATTATTTTAGATGAAAAAATCCATTCACTAAAAAAGGAATTCTTTAAAAAAGAAAATGACAATACTTTAGATAATCTAGCTACTGAATATATAGTTGATTTACTAGGTAATGCAAAAGCTGAAAAGACAATCTATTATAAAGGCTATAAAGGATATCTTTCTTACGGCGTGGGGAACACTTCTATTATCGGAAACGGTTTTTTAACAAAGTTTCCAGAATATGATTTTATTGTCGATATAAGTTACAGAGGGACAATGAGTTTACGAGCTAATAACAATGTAAGTGTAGCTCAAATTTCCAAAGAATGGGTAGATGGTGGTGGACACCCTAATGCTGCAGGTGGAAGGATTCAAGGTTTTAAAGAACAGTTCCGTTATGATAAAGTTAAAATACAATTGGAGTCAATTATTGCTAAAAAGGAATCTGTTGCCGGAGAATTAGAGTACAAAAAGATCTAA
- the flhA gene encoding flagellar biosynthesis protein FlhA, whose protein sequence is MGTSLNFLLGQRDLSVVVFVMAILAIIIVPLPSSVLDLLLTVSMAMAVLILLISLYIPKPTDLTTFPTLILILTLFRLALNIATTRMILSHGYEGPEAVSDIITSFGNFVVGGNYVIGIIVFAILVIINFMVVTKGSTRVAEVAARFVLDSMPGKQMAVDADLNAGLIDDAEAKRRRAEILQDANFYGAMDGSSKFVKGDAVAGIIITLINIIGGFLIGVFQYDMSVSDSASTFTLLTIGDGLVGQIPALIVSTATGIMITRSSSDGDNFAEGTINQMVGNAKILMIVGGIMVLFALVPGLPTASMGLIGILFALLGWSIYKYEKGELSILDVENILTSKERQAQEDQEKLKPKKSQDEIRQEEESALQDILKVEMLELTLGYQLIKLADSSQGGDLLERIRSMRRKIASDYGFLMPQVRIRDNLHLQPTQYQVLLKGVVIGEGEIMPDNFLAMDSGMATGGIQGKATKEPAFGLDALWISPSDKEDAIMNGYTVVDPATVISTHMSELIKRNAEELLTRQEVQSLIDKIKDDYPVIIDDVLKVANIGLIQRVLKALLHEKIPLKDMLNILETIADIAEYTKNVELITEQVRAKLSRVITQMYSGDDGVIRLLTFDTQTEQMLLQKSQEQDGVRNIMLNVGEINALIQAVSTKAAEVLQKNISPVIVIVDPQIRRGVAEIFEKFSLDIVTLSHAEIDSSASFEVLGSISMEQNN, encoded by the coding sequence ATCGGTACCAGCCTTAACTTTTTACTCGGACAACGTGACTTAAGTGTTGTTGTCTTTGTAATGGCTATTTTGGCAATTATTATCGTACCGCTTCCATCATCAGTACTTGATCTGTTACTTACAGTCTCTATGGCTATGGCGGTTTTAATACTACTGATATCGCTTTATATTCCAAAACCGACAGATCTGACAACTTTCCCGACACTAATTCTCATTCTAACTCTATTTAGGCTTGCACTTAACATTGCAACAACCAGAATGATTTTAAGTCACGGTTATGAAGGTCCAGAAGCTGTGAGTGATATTATCACCAGCTTCGGTAACTTTGTAGTAGGCGGGAACTATGTAATCGGTATTATTGTTTTTGCTATTTTGGTAATTATCAACTTTATGGTTGTTACCAAAGGTTCTACAAGGGTTGCAGAGGTTGCTGCTCGTTTCGTACTTGATTCAATGCCTGGAAAACAGATGGCAGTTGATGCGGATCTTAATGCCGGTCTGATTGATGACGCAGAAGCAAAAAGAAGACGTGCAGAAATTCTTCAAGATGCAAACTTTTATGGGGCAATGGACGGTTCTTCAAAGTTTGTTAAAGGTGATGCCGTTGCCGGAATCATCATTACACTTATCAATATTATCGGTGGATTTTTAATCGGTGTATTTCAATATGATATGAGTGTAAGCGATTCAGCTTCAACATTTACACTACTTACTATCGGTGATGGTTTAGTGGGACAAATTCCAGCACTTATTGTTTCAACTGCTACAGGTATTATGATTACTCGTTCATCAAGTGACGGTGATAATTTTGCCGAAGGTACTATTAATCAAATGGTGGGTAATGCCAAGATCCTTATGATTGTAGGCGGAATTATGGTTCTTTTTGCTCTTGTACCTGGACTGCCTACTGCATCAATGGGACTTATCGGTATCTTATTTGCACTTCTTGGCTGGTCAATTTATAAATACGAAAAAGGTGAACTCTCCATCTTAGATGTTGAAAATATTTTAACGTCTAAAGAGAGACAGGCTCAAGAGGATCAGGAAAAACTCAAACCGAAAAAGTCTCAAGATGAGATCCGTCAAGAGGAAGAAAGTGCCCTACAGGACATTTTAAAAGTGGAGATGTTGGAACTTACACTCGGTTACCAACTTATTAAACTAGCAGACTCTTCTCAAGGCGGGGATCTCTTAGAACGTATCCGTTCTATGAGACGAAAAATTGCAAGTGATTACGGTTTTTTAATGCCTCAAGTACGTATTCGGGATAATTTGCATCTTCAGCCTACACAGTACCAAGTACTTTTAAAAGGTGTTGTAATCGGTGAAGGTGAAATTATGCCTGACAACTTTTTAGCAATGGATAGCGGTATGGCTACGGGTGGTATACAAGGTAAAGCTACTAAAGAGCCTGCTTTTGGTTTAGATGCCCTATGGATTTCACCGTCAGATAAAGAAGATGCAATTATGAACGGTTATACGGTTGTAGACCCTGCAACAGTTATCTCGACACACATGAGTGAACTTATCAAACGTAATGCCGAAGAGCTTCTTACTCGTCAAGAGGTCCAATCGCTTATTGATAAAATTAAAGATGATTATCCTGTTATTATTGATGATGTGCTTAAAGTTGCCAATATAGGTCTTATTCAACGTGTACTTAAAGCGCTTCTACATGAGAAAATTCCTCTCAAAGATATGCTGAATATTTTAGAGACTATAGCAGATATTGCTGAGTATACAAAAAATGTTGAACTCATTACTGAACAAGTAAGAGCTAAGCTCTCTCGTGTAATTACACAAATGTATTCAGGTGATGACGGTGTTATTCGTCTTTTAACCTTTGATACGCAGACTGAGCAGATGCTTTTACAAAAATCTCAAGAGCAAGACGGTGTAAGAAACATTATGCTCAATGTCGGTGAAATAAATGCACTGATTCAAGCCGTCAGTACGAAAGCGGCTGAAGTATTACAAAAGAATATTTCACCTGTTATCGTAATTGTAGACCCGCAAATACGTCGTGGTGTTGCAGAAATTTTTGAAAAATTTTCACTCGATATAGTAACACTTTCTCATGCAGAGATAGATTCAAGTGCAAGTTTTGAAGTACTCGGTTCAATTTCAATGGAACAAAACAATTAA
- a CDS encoding Rrf2 family transcriptional regulator, which yields MLITKASEYAILSLIVLSSAKEPMDSESLSRELAISKSFLAKILQSLAKAEILKSYKGVKGGFALNKDPKEITMLDVLSHVESKAPAVFDCSPSEKDCPSDRANMCSIWPFLNKLQNKIDDFLKELTLADILKD from the coding sequence ATGTTAATTACAAAAGCAAGTGAATATGCAATACTTTCATTAATAGTTTTATCATCCGCAAAAGAGCCTATGGATAGCGAATCTTTATCAAGAGAATTGGCAATTTCTAAAAGTTTTTTAGCAAAAATTCTTCAATCACTTGCAAAAGCCGAGATATTAAAATCATATAAAGGTGTCAAGGGCGGGTTTGCACTCAACAAAGATCCTAAAGAGATTACAATGCTTGACGTATTGTCTCATGTTGAGAGCAAAGCACCTGCAGTTTTTGACTGTTCCCCCTCAGAAAAAGATTGTCCATCTGATCGAGCAAATATGTGTTCTATTTGGCCGTTTTTAAATAAACTGCAAAACAAAATAGATGATTTTCTTAAAGAACTTACATTAGCAGATATATTAAAAGATTAG